A single genomic interval of Desulfovibrio sp. JC022 harbors:
- a CDS encoding YtxH domain-containing protein produces MNWLKKVVYVLCLVAMMAVVSGCEDNEGAGEKLGKQFDQAMEQAKDKADEMSDQAKDAYEDAKDKAKEALDN; encoded by the coding sequence ATGAATTGGTTGAAAAAAGTCGTTTATGTTTTGTGTCTGGTTGCCATGATGGCTGTTGTTTCCGGTTGTGAAGATAACGAAGGTGCGGGCGAAAAGCTCGGCAAGCAGTTTGATCAGGCCATGGAACAGGCCAAAGACAAAGCTGATGAGATGAGCGATCAGGCCAAAGATGCCTACGAGGATGCCAAGGACAAAGCTAAGGAAGCTTTGGATAATTAG
- a CDS encoding PAS domain-containing sensor histidine kinase — MTEQNIKISVPDTKERKRRQREYYIAFFCLLVFVGLGFVQLKYIGVNSYLFVGLFNLNFILLLIVLFIVVRNGVKLLLERRRRVLGSKLRTRMVLSFMSLSLVPTLLMFFMAMQFVQISVDYWFKNQVEESMVQSLELGRAFYASAQEGLERRGDNILETIKESRYAWGGKSMKKFLGKKLGEYDLGLLGVIRPDRKKINWYSQGSWDKAWAEINAKVDWEDMKKKPRFWSTIHPMPGNDMVIGILPVDDGKTGFLIIGENIGQGLLYKLDRVVRGLDEYKQLKTLKYPLKMSLYLTLGVTTLLIILGSIWFGFRLSKELSAPIQALAAGSQRIARGDLTVRLEDRSDDELGFMVQSFNRMAEDLEESQKSLKTANDRLAQQNQELERRGRYMEAVLNNITAGVISLNEEGKISTVNSAIEEMLGIEARFVHGRDPLALLPEGDLASLIAEARSHMATSPFSQWQRQLSLTVEGRHRKFLVNVVALKAGESSTGIVAVFEDITELEKMQRIAAWREVARRIAHEIKNPLTPIKLSAQRLQRKFGPEIEDSVFRESTDLIISQVEHLQQMVQEFSAYAKLPEVRLKPDNIGPLLEEVVSLYRNSHSNIEWSLSFDGDLPQLELDREAMRRTLINLLTNAAEALDECESPAVTITAMHDATLGWLRVEVQDNGPGLSADERSRMFEPYFSSKKSGTGLGLTIVKSIVTDHRGFIRVKPAEPHGTIFVLELPT; from the coding sequence ATGACCGAGCAGAACATTAAAATCAGTGTACCCGACACCAAAGAACGCAAACGCAGACAGCGCGAATATTATATTGCCTTCTTCTGCCTGCTGGTGTTTGTGGGTCTGGGTTTTGTGCAGCTCAAGTATATCGGGGTCAACTCCTATCTTTTCGTGGGATTGTTCAACCTGAACTTCATCCTGCTGCTCATTGTCCTGTTCATCGTGGTCCGCAACGGGGTCAAGCTGCTCCTTGAGCGGCGGCGCAGGGTGCTGGGCTCCAAACTGCGAACGCGCATGGTTCTTTCTTTCATGTCCCTTTCACTGGTGCCGACCCTGCTCATGTTCTTCATGGCTATGCAGTTCGTACAGATTTCCGTGGACTACTGGTTCAAGAATCAGGTTGAAGAATCCATGGTCCAATCCCTTGAATTGGGAAGGGCCTTTTATGCTTCGGCACAGGAAGGTTTAGAACGGCGCGGCGACAACATCCTTGAGACCATCAAGGAGAGCCGCTACGCATGGGGCGGTAAATCCATGAAAAAATTCCTCGGTAAAAAACTGGGGGAATATGACCTCGGCCTGCTGGGGGTTATCCGGCCCGACCGCAAGAAGATCAACTGGTATTCGCAAGGATCATGGGACAAGGCCTGGGCTGAAATCAACGCCAAGGTTGACTGGGAGGACATGAAAAAGAAACCCCGCTTCTGGTCCACCATCCATCCCATGCCCGGTAACGACATGGTCATCGGGATTCTCCCGGTTGACGATGGCAAAACCGGATTCCTGATCATCGGGGAAAACATCGGACAGGGACTGCTCTACAAGCTGGACCGGGTTGTGCGCGGGCTTGATGAATACAAACAGTTAAAAACTTTGAAGTATCCGCTCAAAATGAGCCTTTACCTGACCCTCGGCGTAACGACCCTGCTGATTATCCTCGGTTCCATCTGGTTCGGGTTCCGGCTTTCCAAAGAACTTTCCGCGCCTATTCAGGCTTTGGCTGCGGGTTCGCAGCGCATTGCCCGCGGCGACCTTACAGTACGCCTTGAAGACCGCTCGGACGATGAGCTGGGCTTCATGGTCCAATCCTTCAACCGCATGGCTGAAGATCTTGAAGAGAGCCAGAAAAGCCTGAAAACTGCTAACGACAGACTGGCCCAGCAGAATCAGGAACTGGAACGCAGAGGCCGCTACATGGAAGCGGTACTCAACAACATCACCGCCGGGGTTATCTCCCTTAACGAAGAAGGAAAGATCAGCACCGTAAACTCAGCCATTGAAGAAATGCTGGGTATCGAAGCCCGCTTTGTGCACGGCAGAGATCCGCTGGCCCTGCTGCCTGAAGGTGATCTGGCCTCACTTATTGCCGAGGCACGCTCCCACATGGCCACCAGCCCCTTTTCCCAGTGGCAGAGACAGCTTTCCCTTACCGTGGAAGGACGGCACAGGAAATTTCTGGTCAACGTAGTGGCCCTCAAAGCCGGGGAATCAAGCACCGGCATCGTGGCTGTATTTGAAGATATTACCGAACTGGAAAAAATGCAGCGCATTGCTGCATGGCGTGAAGTTGCAAGACGCATTGCCCACGAAATCAAGAACCCGCTTACGCCCATCAAGCTTTCGGCCCAGCGGCTGCAACGCAAATTCGGTCCTGAAATAGAGGATAGTGTTTTCAGGGAAAGTACAGACCTGATCATCTCTCAGGTGGAACACCTGCAACAGATGGTTCAGGAATTTTCCGCCTACGCCAAGCTGCCTGAAGTGCGGCTCAAGCCGGACAACATTGGCCCCCTGCTTGAAGAAGTAGTCAGCCTGTACCGCAACAGCCACAGCAATATTGAATGGTCCCTGAGCTTTGATGGCGACCTGCCACAGCTGGAACTTGACCGCGAAGCCATGCGCCGCACCCTGATCAACCTGCTCACCAATGCTGCGGAAGCACTGGATGAATGCGAATCGCCAGCTGTCACCATCACCGCCATGCATGATGCCACCCTCGGCTGGCTGAGGGTGGAGGTACAGGATAACGGCCCCGGTCTTTCCGCCGATGAACGTTCAAGAATGTTCGAACCATACTTTTCCAGTAAAAAAAGCGGAACCGGACTCGGCCTGACCATCGTCAAATCAATCGTGACCGACCATCGCGGATTCATCAGGGTCAAACCGGCTGAACCGCACGGAACCATTTTCGTGCTGGAACTGCCCACCTGA
- a CDS encoding DUF748 domain-containing protein, whose amino-acid sequence MPNKIREQWSRLNRPGKAGVIIVGLLVFYTLVGFLLVPFTIKKVALSKLPPLLNRDVRIEQVELNPYTLHLSIHGFEIGKKEGEGNLFAFKTFDLNLDSFSLFRLSLILDQIRIVDPQVDLSIFRGGSSVSDLIPEGDVEEQSEGADQEKSLFPFIVRDLDVTNGTCKVYDKVRDVRHEIAGLDLFVPFTSSLSRDNDKQVQPTLNMVINGTPFILKGHTLPFNESLKTEFDFSLKNAQLAEYWPYLPIYETTELKSGSLSSDLVLSFERGESLLPKVLIRGKANISDFDLAARKGPSLLKFKGLDVDVEEVSILQRLLKISSIRLSDPYLKVGLKKDGSPDLLDYLSPSIEAGKESKKTEAGTEAESGPALAALVKDFKLENGLVDFTDNSLGKGFNKKIGPIMVHAGNVSTAENGAGTWDFRIGSNSTEIISGQGGMTVIPLSVNGSAAVEDLDIPDYHVYLDDPLPLDVARGKVGLGSDFQFAAQNGSVRLENIRVNVDSLDLQPKGGGKTLIGLGGFAMSNGTVDVNKKSVFIDSIDLNKLLIRLMRDKKGIDLLKQIEKHQKQVKSKGVGIPAKQSEESTEAADAEGEPWKVTLNRFNLADSAFELTDRAATKKTVTSINDIKIGLNGLTFPEKKPFKLALSALINKRGSIKINGQAGPQSLKGKGSVQVRKLRLRDFNGYLPPQMQLNIARGHIDVHGNWNFSAANEPMAGYTGKVQLKDLLIRDNQGNKQFFHLDDLAVREIDFRSAPLKVKVGSIAVLAPQANLEREQDGTFNIARMLTGQRAEPVDEDAVEAQAEQAAEKAEVARAEGVAPADGVAELEEPTADEKKENFVSVNKIFMSNGTVTFKDYAVSPAFELDITKMRSAVRGLELPHGERTDISFNATLDSQSPLVAEGYLQPTSEGADTDITVSLANLDMTQLSPYTEKFIAYPVSTGMLSSDVGVKLRGKIVAVDNVFDIYQFEVGEKVDNPDAPNIPIGLGLALLRDSSGNIRLDIPVEGDLSDPQFKLGKVIGRAIVNLLVKAVTSPFALIGALVGGGEDMDVMAFEPGKAGFKEGELSKVESVAKAMQDRPGLKLEISGFTAPEDIPAMEEAEFRRQVAMPKFLDLEGDENAPASVEEVVVSEEEYPEYLEEAYKDATFERPTNFLGIVVAQPVPDMEKALRDHIKISDTQLADLARRRAEKVRTKLVEESGIEPGRVFLKGMSATGKGTGPRVELGLQ is encoded by the coding sequence ATGCCTAATAAAATTCGCGAACAATGGAGCAGGCTTAATCGTCCGGGCAAAGCCGGGGTGATCATAGTCGGATTGCTTGTTTTTTATACACTTGTTGGTTTTCTTCTTGTTCCCTTTACCATCAAGAAAGTTGCCCTTTCCAAGCTGCCCCCGCTGCTGAACAGGGATGTACGTATTGAGCAGGTAGAACTGAACCCTTATACCCTGCATCTCTCCATTCATGGTTTTGAGATAGGCAAGAAAGAAGGGGAAGGGAATCTGTTTGCATTTAAAACATTTGATCTTAATCTGGATTCATTTTCCCTGTTCCGGCTGTCCCTGATTCTGGACCAGATCAGAATTGTGGACCCGCAGGTGGATTTGTCTATTTTCCGGGGTGGGAGCAGTGTTTCTGATCTTATCCCGGAAGGTGACGTTGAAGAGCAGTCCGAGGGAGCAGATCAGGAAAAGTCTCTTTTCCCGTTTATTGTTCGTGATTTAGACGTAACCAATGGAACTTGCAAGGTTTACGATAAAGTTCGTGATGTGCGCCATGAGATCGCCGGGCTGGATTTATTCGTACCTTTTACCTCTTCCCTGAGCCGGGATAATGATAAACAGGTGCAGCCGACCCTTAATATGGTCATCAATGGCACGCCCTTTATTTTGAAGGGGCACACCCTGCCTTTTAATGAAAGTCTGAAGACCGAGTTTGACTTTTCCCTTAAGAATGCGCAGCTGGCTGAGTACTGGCCCTACCTGCCTATTTACGAGACGACTGAGCTTAAAAGCGGTAGTCTGAGTTCCGATCTGGTGCTTTCCTTTGAGCGCGGGGAATCCCTGTTGCCCAAGGTGCTGATCAGGGGCAAGGCCAATATTTCTGATTTCGATCTTGCGGCCAGAAAAGGTCCTTCCCTGCTTAAATTCAAGGGGCTTGATGTTGATGTGGAAGAGGTCAGCATTCTTCAGCGTCTGCTTAAAATTTCATCCATCCGTTTGAGTGATCCTTACCTGAAGGTTGGTCTTAAAAAAGACGGCAGCCCGGATCTGCTTGATTATTTGTCTCCCTCAATTGAGGCCGGTAAGGAATCCAAGAAAACAGAAGCTGGAACCGAGGCTGAAAGCGGTCCTGCATTGGCTGCGTTGGTCAAGGATTTTAAACTTGAGAACGGGCTGGTGGATTTTACCGACAATAGTTTAGGTAAAGGATTCAACAAGAAAATCGGGCCGATCATGGTTCATGCCGGGAACGTTAGTACTGCCGAGAACGGGGCCGGGACATGGGATTTTCGTATAGGTTCCAACTCTACTGAAATTATCAGCGGGCAGGGCGGTATGACAGTTATTCCCCTGTCGGTAAACGGTTCAGCAGCTGTGGAAGATCTCGATATTCCTGATTATCATGTTTATCTGGATGATCCCCTGCCCCTTGATGTTGCCCGCGGTAAGGTCGGGCTGGGCAGTGATTTTCAGTTCGCAGCGCAGAATGGTTCAGTGCGGCTGGAAAATATCCGGGTCAATGTCGATTCTCTTGATCTGCAACCCAAGGGCGGTGGTAAGACATTGATCGGGTTGGGCGGATTTGCCATGAGCAATGGCACAGTGGACGTAAACAAAAAATCCGTGTTCATAGACTCCATTGATCTCAACAAACTCCTGATCCGGCTTATGCGCGATAAAAAGGGTATTGACCTGCTTAAGCAGATTGAAAAGCATCAGAAACAGGTCAAATCCAAGGGAGTTGGTATTCCAGCCAAGCAGTCCGAAGAATCAACAGAAGCAGCTGATGCGGAGGGGGAGCCATGGAAAGTTACCCTGAACAGGTTCAACCTTGCTGATTCAGCCTTTGAATTAACTGACCGGGCTGCCACGAAGAAGACGGTAACCAGTATCAATGACATCAAAATCGGACTCAACGGGCTGACTTTCCCGGAGAAAAAGCCTTTCAAACTGGCTCTTTCGGCTCTCATTAACAAGCGCGGTTCCATCAAAATTAACGGACAGGCCGGGCCGCAGTCTCTTAAGGGAAAGGGCAGTGTGCAGGTCCGCAAGCTGCGCCTGCGTGATTTTAACGGCTATCTCCCCCCGCAGATGCAGCTGAATATCGCCCGCGGGCATATTGATGTGCACGGGAACTGGAATTTTTCAGCGGCAAATGAACCCATGGCTGGATACACAGGCAAGGTTCAGCTTAAGGATCTGCTTATCCGTGACAATCAGGGTAACAAGCAATTCTTCCATCTCGATGATCTGGCTGTGCGCGAAATAGATTTCCGGTCCGCACCGCTTAAAGTTAAAGTAGGGTCTATTGCTGTACTGGCTCCGCAGGCAAATCTTGAGCGCGAGCAGGACGGTACTTTTAATATTGCCCGTATGTTGACCGGGCAGCGGGCTGAACCTGTGGATGAAGATGCCGTTGAAGCGCAGGCTGAGCAGGCAGCTGAAAAAGCCGAAGTGGCGCGGGCGGAGGGTGTTGCTCCTGCTGACGGAGTTGCAGAGCTTGAAGAGCCGACTGCCGATGAAAAGAAGGAAAACTTTGTTTCCGTAAATAAAATTTTTATGAGCAACGGTACGGTCACTTTTAAGGATTACGCCGTGTCTCCGGCTTTTGAGCTGGATATTACCAAGATGCGTTCTGCGGTGCGGGGCCTTGAACTTCCCCATGGCGAGCGAACCGATATTTCATTTAATGCCACCCTTGATAGCCAATCACCGCTGGTGGCTGAAGGTTATCTGCAGCCCACATCCGAAGGTGCGGATACCGATATCACCGTCTCCCTTGCCAATCTGGATATGACCCAGCTTTCGCCCTATACGGAAAAATTTATCGCCTATCCGGTCAGTACCGGCATGCTTAGCTCGGATGTAGGAGTGAAGCTGCGCGGCAAGATCGTTGCCGTGGATAATGTTTTTGATATCTACCAGTTTGAGGTGGGCGAGAAGGTGGATAACCCGGATGCTCCGAACATCCCCATCGGCCTCGGTCTGGCTTTGCTCCGGGATAGCAGCGGCAACATCCGGCTGGATATTCCGGTGGAGGGTGATCTTTCCGATCCTCAATTCAAGCTGGGCAAGGTTATCGGGCGGGCCATTGTCAACCTGCTGGTTAAGGCCGTTACTTCGCCCTTCGCCTTGATAGGCGCGCTGGTAGGCGGTGGTGAGGATATGGATGTCATGGCTTTTGAACCCGGCAAGGCTGGTTTTAAGGAAGGCGAATTGTCCAAGGTCGAGTCTGTTGCCAAGGCGATGCAGGACCGTCCGGGACTCAAACTTGAGATCAGCGGATTCACCGCGCCCGAGGATATCCCGGCCATGGAAGAGGCCGAGTTCCGCAGGCAGGTTGCCATGCCTAAGTTTCTCGATCTTGAAGGCGATGAGAATGCCCCTGCATCTGTTGAAGAAGTGGTCGTCAGCGAGGAAGAGTATCCCGAATATCTGGAAGAAGCTTACAAGGATGCGACCTTTGAAAGGCCTACGAACTTTCTGGGTATAGTGGTGGCTCAGCCTGTACCGGATATGGAAAAGGCCCTGCGGGATCACATCAAGATCTCTGATACTCAGCTTGCCGACTTAGCGCGGCGCAGGGCTGAGAAGGTCCGTACCAAGCTGGTTGAAGAGTCCGGTATTGAGCCGGGGCGTGTGTTCCTTAAGGGAATGTCCGCTACCGGAAAAGGAACCGGGCCGCGTGTTGAGTTGGGGTTGCAGTAA
- a CDS encoding DUF4390 domain-containing protein: MKAERSMINMTQQACPTFTMWGGLILWLGFFILFLPGAAQASSLQLKNMVLDNQAGSIMARFGIELTADTQVEEALQNGMKLKLECKASLFEHKSVWLDSKVAGKTYSSKLYFDSLSNQFVLEKPGAKIFKNKSLSILLRDEWKSFVLDLGPWSTLKRGERYNLRLKVRLDRTEVPAWLKNTLFFWSWDVIPAATYQLDFTY, translated from the coding sequence ATGAAAGCAGAAAGATCAATGATAAACATGACTCAGCAAGCATGCCCGACCTTCACTATGTGGGGTGGGCTGATCTTATGGCTGGGCTTTTTCATTCTTTTCCTTCCCGGAGCAGCACAGGCCAGCTCACTGCAACTCAAAAATATGGTGCTGGACAATCAGGCCGGTTCCATCATGGCCCGCTTCGGTATTGAACTTACCGCCGACACACAGGTGGAAGAAGCCCTGCAAAACGGCATGAAACTCAAACTTGAGTGCAAAGCCTCACTATTTGAACACAAAAGCGTCTGGCTGGATTCAAAGGTTGCGGGCAAAACATACAGTAGTAAATTATACTTCGACTCTCTATCCAACCAGTTTGTGTTGGAAAAACCGGGAGCCAAGATATTCAAAAATAAAAGCCTATCCATCCTCCTGCGTGATGAATGGAAAAGCTTTGTCCTCGATCTGGGCCCATGGTCCACCCTTAAACGGGGAGAAAGGTACAACCTGCGTTTAAAAGTCCGGCTGGACCGCACTGAAGTTCCGGCATGGCTGAAGAACACCCTCTTTTTCTGGTCATGGGACGTAATCCCGGCCGCAACATACCAGCTGGATTTCACCTATTGA